A single window of Leptospira neocaledonica DNA harbors:
- a CDS encoding AMP-dependent synthetase/ligase: MKTLADLYQSSKNKYGERPAFLTKNSSGEFDSVSFSELYELGLQLGTALIELEFPYKGHAAVLADNRLEWIIADYAIVMAGGADVPRGTDVTDSDLNHILPHSGSTIVFAENDSVLKKLHQNQSAIQNVHTIILIDKNAKGTGKELRFWDLVQRGKELREKGNREMEKRISQIQEDDLFTLIYTAGTTGRPKGVPLTHKNIMSQINRIPIKLAAGERILSILPVWHSFERMFEMVCIHFGAGTYYSSVRTLKEDLKKVKPTFMASAPRLWESVYQGIYATVAKSSSVKQSLFHAALFFSSNIQSAKRWLGFRELDLTGRNVIVSLFVGIFKILQYILNILPATLLDLIVLNKIRQATGGKLKGTVSGGGALPNHVDKFFNAIGIQVLEGYGLTETSPVISVRILNEAVMGTVGPLYKETSLRVVDPNTSKILWTTEEGGPKGYSTKGEIHVKGDQVMSGYYHDEENTRKVMNGGWFNTGDLGMMTYNNCLKIVGRTKETIVLLGGENVEPVPIENILSQSEFILQCMVIGQDQKYLSALIVPNPEFFPDYKPGIGFSSAEEEAKCAVKIQGVIKNSISSANGFKSFERVVDFRLLPKPFETGDELTAKLSVKRHVVTDKYSGLIRDIYSGKKEEVLR; the protein is encoded by the coding sequence ATGAAAACTCTTGCCGATTTATATCAATCGTCCAAAAATAAATATGGGGAAAGACCTGCGTTTCTTACTAAAAATTCTTCTGGAGAATTTGACTCAGTAAGTTTTTCCGAATTGTACGAGTTAGGATTACAACTCGGGACAGCACTTATAGAATTGGAATTTCCGTATAAGGGACATGCTGCCGTTCTTGCAGATAACCGTTTAGAATGGATTATTGCAGATTATGCGATTGTGATGGCGGGAGGGGCGGATGTACCGAGAGGAACTGATGTTACCGATTCGGACCTAAACCATATTCTTCCTCATAGTGGATCCACTATCGTGTTTGCGGAAAACGATTCCGTGCTAAAGAAACTGCATCAAAACCAAAGTGCTATCCAGAATGTACATACAATAATTCTAATAGATAAGAATGCTAAGGGTACAGGAAAAGAGCTTAGGTTTTGGGATCTGGTGCAGAGAGGAAAAGAACTGAGAGAAAAAGGCAACCGTGAGATGGAGAAAAGAATTTCCCAAATCCAGGAGGATGATCTTTTTACGCTCATCTACACCGCTGGAACAACGGGACGTCCAAAAGGAGTTCCTTTAACTCATAAGAATATCATGTCCCAAATCAATCGTATCCCGATCAAACTTGCTGCAGGAGAAAGGATACTTTCCATTCTTCCTGTATGGCATAGTTTTGAAAGAATGTTTGAGATGGTATGTATCCATTTCGGAGCGGGTACGTATTATTCTTCCGTGAGAACGTTGAAGGAAGATCTAAAAAAAGTGAAACCAACATTTATGGCCTCGGCGCCTAGACTTTGGGAAAGTGTGTACCAGGGGATTTATGCGACGGTAGCTAAGTCTTCTAGTGTAAAACAAAGTTTATTTCATGCGGCGCTCTTCTTCTCTTCAAATATTCAGTCTGCAAAACGTTGGCTAGGTTTTAGAGAATTGGATCTGACTGGTAGAAATGTAATTGTTTCTTTGTTTGTGGGGATATTCAAGATTCTACAATATATTTTGAATATTCTTCCGGCAACACTCTTGGATCTAATCGTTTTGAATAAGATCCGTCAAGCTACCGGTGGAAAATTGAAAGGAACTGTTTCCGGAGGAGGAGCTCTTCCGAACCATGTAGACAAATTTTTTAACGCGATAGGAATCCAGGTTTTGGAAGGATATGGTTTGACTGAAACTTCTCCTGTGATCTCCGTCCGTATTTTGAATGAGGCGGTGATGGGAACAGTAGGTCCATTGTATAAGGAAACTTCTCTCAGAGTAGTGGATCCTAATACTTCTAAAATTCTTTGGACTACGGAAGAAGGTGGACCTAAAGGCTATTCAACCAAGGGAGAGATCCATGTAAAAGGAGATCAGGTTATGTCCGGATATTATCATGACGAGGAAAATACTCGCAAGGTGATGAATGGCGGATGGTTTAATACCGGAGACCTGGGAATGATGACTTACAATAATTGTCTGAAAATTGTAGGTAGAACAAAAGAAACCATTGTTCTATTAGGTGGGGAGAATGTTGAACCGGTCCCGATCGAAAATATTCTGAGCCAGTCCGAATTTATACTTCAATGTATGGTGATCGGTCAGGATCAAAAATATCTTTCAGCTTTGATTGTTCCGAATCCAGAATTTTTTCCGGATTACAAGCCGGGCATCGGATTCAGTTCAGCGGAAGAAGAAGCGAAATGTGCGGTAAAGATCCAAGGGGTGATCAAAAATTCCATTTCTTCAGCGAATGGATTCAAGTCTTTCGAAAGGGTAGTGGACTTTAGATTATTGCCTAAACCTTTCGAGACTGGAGATGAACTCACTGCAAAACTTTCCGTAAAACGTCATGTGGTGACTGATAAATATTCAGGATTGATTCGAGATATTTATTCGGGTAAAAAGGAAGAGGTTTTGAGATAA
- a CDS encoding AraC family transcriptional regulator, whose translation MDLETAYLVFGIAFGWVWSLGILLSPASLGERTRASLIMFCSSFWLVGAATFLSGLVKTYPILYAIHIPFALGIAPLLYIHFQITLLGLELSKKEILLHFLPNLICVILLLPFWLGGEELRVHTLQNIMQGGTYSSILAFLQITPKISILSYFLPLLWIYRSYLFRSEQDENEERARRMFLLFICLVCFVIFWGLTGSILRRIEFVKESIFSLPVLLVIGFLLSQREPNWLGFVGKSLREVRYKKSRLKGMDESKIKDRLETLMRREKVYADEDLTLSQLAEELGLTNHQLSEFLNQRLSMKFSDYINSWRVEEAKVLLLEDPDRSILAISESVGFNSKSAFNEAFKKFADSTPSDFRKTAIQYKASLKF comes from the coding sequence ATGGATTTAGAAACTGCTTATTTAGTTTTCGGAATCGCCTTCGGTTGGGTCTGGTCTTTGGGGATCTTACTTTCTCCTGCATCGCTTGGAGAAAGGACCAGAGCCTCCCTAATTATGTTTTGCTCTTCTTTCTGGCTGGTAGGAGCTGCAACATTCCTTTCTGGACTAGTCAAAACGTATCCCATCTTATATGCGATCCATATTCCTTTTGCGTTGGGAATTGCGCCACTTCTCTATATTCACTTTCAAATCACATTACTCGGGCTGGAACTTTCTAAAAAAGAGATACTTCTTCACTTTCTACCCAATTTAATCTGTGTAATTTTACTTTTACCTTTTTGGTTAGGTGGAGAAGAACTTAGAGTTCACACATTACAAAACATTATGCAAGGAGGAACTTATTCCAGTATCCTTGCTTTTTTGCAGATCACTCCTAAAATTTCGATCTTATCCTATTTTCTGCCATTACTTTGGATATACAGAAGTTATTTATTTCGCTCGGAACAAGACGAAAACGAAGAAAGAGCCAGAAGAATGTTTTTACTCTTCATCTGCTTGGTTTGTTTTGTCATTTTCTGGGGACTCACAGGTTCTATATTAAGAAGAATTGAATTCGTAAAAGAAAGTATTTTCAGTCTTCCTGTTCTATTGGTGATCGGATTTTTACTTTCTCAAAGAGAACCGAATTGGTTAGGCTTTGTAGGAAAAAGTTTAAGAGAAGTCCGTTATAAAAAATCCAGACTGAAAGGAATGGATGAATCCAAAATCAAAGATCGTCTGGAAACATTGATGAGAAGGGAGAAGGTTTACGCAGATGAAGATCTCACACTTTCTCAACTTGCTGAAGAGCTGGGACTCACTAACCACCAGCTTTCCGAATTTCTAAACCAACGTCTATCCATGAAATTTTCAGATTATATCAATTCATGGAGGGTAGAAGAAGCGAAGGTTCTACTCTTAGAAGATCCGGACCGTTCCATTTTAGCAATCTCTGAATCGGTTGGATTTAACTCAAAATCGGCATTTAACGAAGCTTTTAAGAAGTTTGCGGATTCTACACCGAGCGACTTCAGAAAAACAGCCATCCAGTATAAGGCTTCTTTAAAATTTTAA
- a CDS encoding glycerol-3-phosphate dehydrogenase/oxidase, producing MAKTKHAKTPSFPISSQVFDTLVIGGGITGATTLWDSTLRGLKALLVEKNDFASGTTQATSKLIHGGLRYLKNAEFGLVRESLRERRILAKISPHALKTLGFIIPIYSNSEKWITNIGLGMYDYFSYDRNKEISSDSWIPKYRFLSPEEVVMEAPSLPRAGLKGGFLYYDYQNTNPERHTCEFIFSAEKKGGTALNYTELVAISQQGEVYQAILKDKRSGKTYPVFAKTVVNAAGPWADFVESLAGVGMDKVLVRSKGIHIVIRALTVSKAIVLKKRDKTHMFVLPWRGKTIVGTTDTVFSDSPDKFKVTKSDIQGLLEEINYAFGYSDLTESDVDFYYGGMRPLVEDPGEKSDTYNASRKTEILDHKEKGLPGFFTALGGKYTTSRHLAEKITDKLCEYLPGKFLPCETDQIPLSSGEFSDHSSLVKGLSKKYSKLSGEYLETLGARYGSLAYEVLKYQKANDESVTLNNGEKFSTAEIRYIASEEKVEKGTDFFFRRSGVGVPGAPSSESLHKIVDELGKTLGWNPARKKAESSEILSRYHF from the coding sequence ATGGCCAAAACGAAACACGCTAAAACTCCTTCTTTTCCGATTTCTTCTCAAGTTTTCGATACCTTAGTGATAGGGGGAGGGATTACTGGTGCTACTACTTTGTGGGATTCCACCTTACGCGGGTTAAAGGCACTTTTGGTAGAAAAGAATGATTTTGCTTCGGGAACTACTCAGGCCACCTCCAAGTTAATACACGGAGGTTTAAGATATTTAAAAAATGCAGAGTTTGGCTTAGTGAGAGAATCATTAAGAGAAAGAAGAATCCTCGCAAAGATCAGTCCTCATGCACTCAAAACCTTAGGCTTTATTATTCCAATTTATTCTAATTCGGAAAAGTGGATCACGAATATCGGCCTTGGAATGTACGATTATTTTTCGTACGATAGAAATAAAGAAATCAGTTCAGATTCTTGGATTCCAAAATACAGATTTTTATCACCGGAAGAAGTAGTGATGGAAGCACCAAGCCTGCCTAGAGCAGGCCTGAAAGGTGGATTTTTATATTACGATTACCAGAACACGAATCCGGAAAGACATACATGCGAGTTCATCTTCTCCGCTGAAAAAAAAGGGGGGACTGCTCTTAATTATACTGAACTAGTCGCGATTTCTCAGCAAGGAGAAGTATACCAAGCAATCTTAAAAGATAAAAGAAGCGGCAAAACTTATCCGGTATTTGCAAAAACAGTAGTAAATGCCGCAGGTCCCTGGGCGGATTTTGTAGAATCTTTGGCAGGAGTAGGAATGGATAAGGTTCTCGTCCGATCCAAAGGAATCCATATTGTAATCAGAGCTTTAACTGTTTCTAAGGCGATCGTATTAAAGAAAAGAGATAAAACCCATATGTTCGTTCTACCTTGGAGAGGTAAAACGATCGTAGGAACAACGGACACAGTTTTCTCGGATTCTCCCGATAAATTTAAGGTCACTAAATCGGATATCCAAGGTCTATTAGAAGAAATTAATTATGCATTCGGATATTCGGATCTAACGGAATCCGATGTAGATTTTTATTATGGTGGAATGAGGCCTTTGGTAGAAGATCCGGGAGAAAAATCGGATACTTACAACGCTTCGCGTAAAACTGAAATTTTAGATCATAAGGAAAAAGGGCTTCCTGGATTTTTTACTGCCTTAGGCGGAAAATATACGACTAGTAGACATTTAGCGGAGAAGATCACTGATAAACTATGCGAATATCTTCCCGGAAAATTTTTGCCTTGTGAAACGGATCAGATCCCGCTATCGTCCGGAGAATTTTCGGATCATTCTTCTTTAGTCAAAGGACTCAGCAAAAAATATTCTAAACTTTCGGGAGAATATCTGGAAACTTTGGGAGCTCGGTATGGAAGTTTAGCCTACGAAGTCCTAAAATACCAGAAGGCAAATGACGAATCTGTAACCTTGAATAATGGAGAAAAATTCAGTACAGCAGAGATCCGTTATATTGCTTCCGAAGAAAAAGTGGAGAAGGGAACCGATTTTTTCTTTCGAAGATCCGGAGTAGGAGTGCCTGGCGCACCTTCTTCCGAATCCTTGCATAAAATTGTAGATGAATTAGGAAAAACATTGGGCTGGAACCCCGCTCGTAAGAAAGCGGAAAGCTCTGAGATACTTTCTCGTTATCATTTTTGA
- a CDS encoding enoyl-CoA hydratase/isomerase family protein: MLDVEKNGHILELYIKTNETNSLGREFFRKFRDVLEQAENDRSVKSILLSGRNDKFFSNGFDPEIFVGKNLEEIKEVLREALGACGRVLFSPKPVVCAMNGHSMGVGAVIAIFSDYRILVEKKGRLGFPESLIGINFPSTAGTVLKDLVGMKTARDLLYSGRGLKADEAVQVGLVEESASPEEVILKARKWCSQFQDMAMESVVGVKIALRDSQRLLADTLEKRDVDLLAQAIASSNGQEGMKSIQERRRPVFT; encoded by the coding sequence ATGTTAGACGTAGAAAAAAACGGCCATATTTTAGAACTGTATATCAAAACAAATGAGACAAATTCTTTGGGTAGGGAATTTTTCCGTAAATTTAGAGATGTTTTAGAACAAGCGGAAAACGACAGATCCGTAAAATCCATTCTTCTATCAGGAAGAAATGATAAGTTTTTTTCAAACGGATTCGATCCTGAAATTTTCGTAGGTAAAAACCTAGAAGAAATTAAAGAAGTTTTAAGAGAGGCACTCGGTGCTTGCGGAAGAGTTTTATTCTCTCCTAAACCTGTGGTTTGTGCTATGAATGGCCACTCAATGGGAGTGGGAGCAGTCATCGCTATATTCTCTGATTACAGAATTCTCGTAGAGAAAAAAGGAAGATTAGGTTTTCCTGAATCATTGATCGGTATCAATTTCCCGTCTACTGCGGGAACGGTTCTGAAAGATCTAGTCGGAATGAAAACCGCAAGAGACTTATTGTATAGCGGCAGAGGTCTCAAAGCAGACGAGGCAGTTCAAGTTGGACTCGTGGAAGAGTCGGCTAGTCCTGAAGAAGTAATCCTGAAAGCTAGAAAATGGTGTTCTCAATTCCAAGACATGGCAATGGAATCTGTGGTGGGAGTGAAGATCGCCCTTAGAGATTCTCAACGTTTGCTTGCAGATACATTAGAAAAAAGAGATGTGGATCTTCTTGCACAAGCAATTGCTAGTTCTAATGGACAAGAAGGGATGAAATCGATCCAGGAAAGAAGACGTCCAGTCTTTACCTGA
- a CDS encoding SpoIIE family protein phosphatase, whose amino-acid sequence MSYTSSRAGSFQNKWNSILGFFKKDPDRAVYENEYAEDLKRQTRSLQYPGAFLAMFVWLGFAFGTDQKLHPEFPELFYFRIGFSLVGFISLIFLLLDTLFKIPTRRYSLEMAYIYIAYLLLCTSFFTGRIADDPNYVSGLQIALITIVFVPLPKKSYYIFLILSILAFISSVLIYSPNLSTPQASYSMQNLGIAYILTLVFSIILERYRFVSFVGRFKIQESNREISEKMQQIQALKEKQDGDYFLTALLLSPLIKLDNSENSGVKVEFLLDQYKKFSFKEKDYELGGDFLSAYIVKIQDRDYTAFINGDAMGKSIQGAGGALVLGSVFNSIISRTRLSPEIQSKSPERWLKEAFIDLQNVFETFDGFMLISAVLGIVEHSTGAMYYINAEHPWPVLYRDGKAMFLGSESNIRKLGISEMFGSKIQVQTFRMLPGDTIFCGSDGRDDLVLEEDFSGKRVMNEDETIFLASVEESGGELKTIRRSLISRGKLSDDLSILSISYNPSRNPYMEDKKSITEAESAFQKGNTKDAINILEEGLKRSGLVGERYFPQVAKLLSKWYDKISEFKKAAEWAEKSLSWDPSETELLFYSSILWKKAYTQKKDTEYLRSAAELGEKLRVRSPNHLKNLINLSDIYRLLGNSFRAKKLLDEASVLSPDDPKIAELRKRL is encoded by the coding sequence ATGTCATATACTTCCTCCCGGGCAGGTAGTTTTCAAAACAAATGGAATTCAATTCTAGGCTTCTTTAAGAAAGACCCAGATAGAGCAGTATATGAAAACGAATATGCTGAAGATCTAAAAAGACAAACTCGTAGTCTCCAATATCCAGGTGCATTTCTAGCGATGTTTGTTTGGTTGGGTTTCGCTTTTGGAACGGACCAAAAATTACATCCTGAATTTCCCGAACTATTTTATTTTCGGATCGGCTTTTCCTTAGTAGGGTTCATAAGTTTAATTTTCCTTCTCTTGGATACATTATTCAAGATTCCCACACGTAGATACAGCCTGGAAATGGCATATATCTATATCGCCTATCTTTTACTTTGTACATCCTTTTTTACTGGCAGAATAGCGGACGATCCCAATTACGTATCCGGTCTTCAAATCGCTCTGATCACCATTGTATTCGTCCCTCTTCCCAAAAAATCATATTATATATTTTTAATTCTATCGATCTTGGCTTTTATCAGCTCTGTCTTGATCTATTCTCCTAATTTGAGCACTCCTCAGGCTTCGTATTCCATGCAAAATCTGGGAATCGCATACATTCTCACACTTGTATTTTCTATAATTCTGGAAAGATACCGATTTGTAAGTTTTGTAGGTAGATTTAAGATCCAAGAAAGTAATCGGGAAATTTCCGAAAAGATGCAACAAATCCAAGCTTTGAAAGAAAAGCAGGATGGAGACTATTTTTTAACAGCCCTACTCCTTTCCCCTCTGATCAAACTGGATAATTCCGAAAATTCGGGAGTTAAAGTGGAATTCCTACTGGATCAGTACAAAAAATTCTCCTTCAAAGAGAAGGACTATGAACTAGGCGGGGACTTCTTAAGCGCATACATAGTTAAGATCCAAGACAGGGATTACACTGCATTCATCAATGGGGATGCTATGGGAAAATCTATCCAGGGCGCGGGTGGTGCATTAGTATTAGGTTCCGTATTCAATTCTATTATTAGCCGTACGAGACTCTCACCGGAAATACAATCCAAATCTCCGGAACGTTGGTTGAAAGAAGCATTCATAGACTTACAAAATGTATTCGAAACTTTCGACGGATTTATGCTGATCTCCGCGGTTTTAGGAATCGTAGAACATTCTACCGGAGCAATGTATTATATCAATGCGGAACATCCTTGGCCGGTTCTTTATAGAGACGGAAAAGCAATGTTTTTAGGATCGGAATCCAATATTCGTAAATTAGGGATCTCTGAAATGTTCGGCTCCAAGATCCAAGTCCAAACTTTCCGGATGCTTCCTGGAGATACGATCTTTTGCGGATCCGACGGTCGGGACGATCTAGTCTTAGAAGAGGATTTCTCAGGAAAAAGGGTCATGAACGAGGATGAGACAATCTTCTTGGCCTCAGTGGAAGAAAGCGGTGGAGAATTAAAAACGATCCGTAGATCCCTCATTAGTAGAGGAAAACTTTCGGACGATTTAAGTATATTATCTATTTCTTATAATCCTTCCAGAAACCCGTATATGGAAGACAAAAAATCCATTACGGAAGCGGAGTCCGCTTTCCAAAAAGGAAATACAAAGGACGCAATAAACATTTTGGAAGAAGGTTTAAAAAGATCAGGTCTAGTTGGAGAACGTTATTTTCCTCAGGTAGCTAAACTTCTTTCCAAATGGTACGACAAAATATCGGAATTCAAAAAAGCGGCAGAATGGGCGGAGAAGTCCCTATCCTGGGATCCTTCTGAAACCGAACTTCTATTCTATTCTTCTATACTTTGGAAGAAGGCTTATACCCAGAAAAAAGATACTGAATATTTAAGATCAGCAGCGGAACTCGGAGAGAAGTTAAGAGTACGTTCTCCGAATCATCTGAAAAACTTGATCAACCTGTCGGATATTTATAGATTACTCGGCAATTCATTCAGAGCCAAAAAGTTATTGGATGAGGCTTCCGTCCTTTCACCGGATGATCCAAAGATAGCAGAATTAAGAAAACGTCTTTAA
- a CDS encoding FAD-binding oxidoreductase: protein MFYHELNSKIDYSRSNLRWNAWGANDQDFGRKAQMPEILKLLQREFKLDSIRETPAVSLENIKLPNGKLSPNDIKNLSALVGKNNLKTDRYERIFHSAGRSYYDVLRLHFNTLKSFVDGVIYPKKDSEIIKILEYCSKNKITIIPFGGGSSVVGGVEVLKGKGQKAVLSLDMTEMKELVSFDPISMTATFQAGIYGPKLEYGLNLKGYTLGHFPQSFEYSTLGGWVAARSAGQQSNRYGKIEEILSSVKLISPNGTVETLRAPAASIGPDWNQIIAGSEGLLGIISEVTIKIHKIPETRKYFGLVFSDLLSSINFIRKANQEEIKTSMMRLSDANETRLYEYLGELGKKNTPIRKFKKFLQNSYLKSVGIGENKCVVLVGLDGSRQEVDHSFEGLKKLWKKGGAIFAGEKLGQNWIHSRYNMPFLRNHVMQYGMGVDTMETSSTYDKLEDLHKAGIESLQNSIPGSIAMCHLSHSYHEGACLYYTILFPMDSKKPEEQWFKMKKSVSDTFTSFKAPISHHHGVGFDHKKWYESSLGKPGVEALNGLKKVLDQKEIMNPGKLFHS from the coding sequence ATGTTCTACCACGAGCTCAATTCAAAAATCGACTATTCCAGATCCAATCTTAGATGGAATGCCTGGGGTGCAAACGATCAGGACTTCGGTAGAAAGGCGCAGATGCCTGAAATACTCAAACTTCTCCAAAGAGAATTTAAGTTAGACTCTATTCGTGAAACTCCTGCGGTTTCTTTGGAAAATATCAAACTTCCTAATGGTAAATTGAGCCCGAATGATATCAAAAACCTAAGTGCACTCGTAGGTAAAAATAATCTTAAAACAGATAGATACGAAAGAATTTTCCATTCTGCGGGTCGTAGTTACTACGATGTTCTCAGACTTCATTTTAATACTCTTAAGTCTTTCGTAGATGGAGTGATCTATCCGAAAAAGGATTCGGAGATCATTAAGATTTTAGAATATTGCTCTAAAAACAAGATCACAATCATTCCTTTTGGCGGAGGATCTTCTGTAGTCGGAGGTGTGGAAGTATTAAAAGGAAAAGGACAAAAAGCAGTTCTTTCTTTGGACATGACAGAGATGAAAGAATTAGTATCCTTCGATCCAATTAGCATGACCGCAACTTTCCAAGCGGGAATCTATGGGCCTAAATTAGAATACGGGTTAAACTTAAAAGGATATACCTTAGGTCATTTTCCTCAATCTTTCGAATATTCCACATTAGGTGGATGGGTTGCTGCGAGAAGTGCGGGACAACAATCCAATCGATACGGAAAAATCGAAGAGATCCTAAGTTCCGTAAAACTTATTAGCCCGAACGGGACTGTCGAAACATTAAGAGCTCCCGCTGCTTCTATCGGTCCAGATTGGAATCAAATCATCGCAGGTAGCGAAGGTCTTTTAGGAATTATTTCAGAAGTTACGATCAAGATCCACAAGATCCCTGAGACTAGAAAATATTTCGGTTTGGTATTTTCCGATCTGCTTTCTTCCATCAATTTTATCAGAAAAGCGAACCAAGAAGAGATCAAAACTTCTATGATGAGGCTTTCGGATGCAAACGAAACTAGACTTTACGAGTATCTGGGCGAATTAGGAAAAAAGAATACACCAATCCGCAAATTCAAAAAATTCCTCCAAAACTCTTATCTGAAATCTGTAGGGATCGGAGAGAATAAATGTGTTGTTTTAGTAGGGCTGGACGGATCCAGACAAGAAGTAGATCATTCCTTTGAAGGTCTTAAAAAACTTTGGAAAAAAGGCGGAGCGATCTTTGCCGGAGAAAAACTGGGACAGAATTGGATCCATAGTAGATACAATATGCCTTTCCTTCGGAATCATGTAATGCAGTACGGAATGGGAGTGGATACAATGGAAACTTCCAGCACATACGATAAACTGGAAGATCTACATAAAGCGGGAATTGAGTCCTTACAAAATTCTATCCCAGGTTCTATCGCAATGTGCCATTTATCCCATAGTTATCATGAGGGAGCATGTTTGTATTATACGATCTTATTCCCGATGGATTCGAAAAAACCGGAAGAACAATGGTTTAAAATGAAGAAGTCTGTTTCGGATACATTTACTTCTTTTAAGGCTCCGATCAGCCACCACCATGGAGTCGGTTTCGATCATAAAAAATGGTACGAATCTAGTTTAGGTAAACCTGGTGTAGAGGCATTAAATGGCCTTAAAAAAGTTCTGGACCAAAAAGAAATTATGAATCCTGGAAAATTATTCCATTCTTAA